Proteins encoded by one window of Rutidosis leptorrhynchoides isolate AG116_Rl617_1_P2 chromosome 7, CSIRO_AGI_Rlap_v1, whole genome shotgun sequence:
- the LOC139857974 gene encoding auxin response factor 18-like isoform X2 — protein sequence MENQQPPRNRREDPLYKELWGACAGPLVELPKDGERVYYFPQGHMEQLEASMNQALNESIPLFNLTPKILCKVVYSHLMAEQDTDEVYAQITLLPEVDQTEPTSPDECLPEPVRPTVHSFCKVLTASDTSTHGGFSVLRKHATECLPPLDMSQAIPTQELIAYDLHGTEWRFKHIYRGQPKRHLLTTGWSTFVTNKRLVAGDSFVFVRGENGELRVGVRRQARQQTSMPSSVISSQSMHLGVLATASHAVSTQTRFVVFYKPRTSQFIIGLNKYLEAIYNMFGVGMRFKMRFEGEDSPERSFNGTIIGVEDKSPQWGLSKWRSLRVRWDEPASIVRPERVSPWEIEPFVATVPSSLAQPLAPKVKRPRLPVEITNVGPSALAVCTSSHDCYTPEVPRDDNPSNSCLLINQNEVGWLSPSPLKASRSTFEDETEDQKRHSLWPIHSTFSPRESIKQTKQSSSSCRLFGFDLALSPKAPMTSSDVLLHHSIEGHVPSTLSVGFSDVKSELSKDCKEQGIMLVSPKEVQSKQSASTRSRTKVQMQGVAVGRAVDLSVLKGYDELINELEEMFEIKGELRPRKKWEIVFYDDEGDMMLMGDDPFPEFCNMAKRILICSSQDVKKFKAGSKILSSMDNEASGSL from the exons ATGGAGAATCAACAACCGCCGCGAAATCGGCGTGAAG ATCCATTGTATAAAGAACTTTGGGGCGCTTGTGCCGGCCCACTAGTTGAGTTGCCCAAAGATGGAGAACGAGTATATTATTTTCCACAGGGGCACATGGAGCAA CTGGAAGCCTCTATGAACCAAGCTTTAAATGAAAGCATTCCCTTATTTAATTTGACGCCGAAAATTTTGTGCAAGGTGGTGTATAGTCACCTCATG GCTGAACAGGACACCGACGAGGTTTACGCCCAAATCACTTTACTTCCGGAAGTAGAC CAAACAGAGCCTACTAGTCCAGACGAATGTTTACCCGAACCTGTGAGGCCAACGGTTCATTCGTTCTGCAAAGTATTGACCGCTTCCGACACAAGTACTCATGGCGGGTTTTCGGTTCTTCGTAAGCATGCAACTGAGTGCTTACCACCCTTG GATATGAGTCAAGCTATACCCACCCAAGAGTTAATAGCCTACGATCTTCATGGAACCGAATGGCGGTTTAAGCATATTTATAGAGGTCAACCAAAACGGCATTTGCTTACAACAGGATGGAGTACTTTTGTTACCAACAAGAGATTAGTGGCTGGGGATTCGTTTGTATTTGTTAG GGGTGAGAACGGTGAACTACGAGTTGGCGTTAGACGACAAGCTCGTCAACAGACTTCAATGCCATCGTCGGTAATTTCGAGCCAGAGTATGCATTTGGGAGTACTTGCAACCGCTTCACATGCTGTTTCAACCCAAACTCGTTTTGTTGTTTTCTACAAACCAAG GACGAGTCAGTTTATCATTGGGTTAAACAAGTACTTGGAAGCCATATACAACATGTTTGGTGTTGGCATGCGTTTCAAAATGCGGTTCGAAGGGGAGGATTCTCCCGAACGAAGCTTTAACGGGACGATAATTGGAGTTGAAGATAAATCTCCCCAATGGGGATTATCTAAATGGCGGTCATTAAGG GTCCGATGGGATGAACCTGCATCTATTGTGAGACCAGAAAGGGTGTCACCTTGGGAGATTGAACCTTTTGTTGCTACCGTTCCTTCAAGTTTAGCCCAACCACTCGCACCAAAAGTTAAAAGACCTCGACTTCCAGTTGAGATCACCAACGTTG GTCCATCTGCTTTGGCTGTTTGTACTTCTTCACATGATTGTTATACACCTGAAGTACCAAGAGATGATAATCCAAGTAACAGCTGTCTTCTAATTAATCAAAACGAGGTCGGTTGGTTATCACCTTCACCCTTAAAAGCTTCTCGGAGTACGTTCGAGGATGAAACCGAAGATCAAAAACGTCACTCGTTATGGCCAATCCATTCAACATTCTCACCTCGTGAATCTATTAAGCAGACGAAACAAAGTTCTTCAAGTTGTCGATTATTTGGTTTTGATCTCGCGCTTTCTCCAAAAGCGCCGATGACATCATCGGACGTTTTGTTACATCATTCCATCGAAGGACATGTGCCAAGTACGTTATCTGTCGGATTTTCGGATGTCAAATCTGAGTTGTCAAAGGATTGTAAAGAACAAGGGATTATGTTAGTTTCACCTAAAGAAGTTCAAAGTAAGCAAAGTGCATCTACCCGGAGTCGTACGAAG GTTCAAATGCAAGGTGTAGCGGTGGGTCGTGCGGTTGATTTAAGTGTGTTGAAAGGGTACGATGAGCTCATTAatgaacttgaagaaatgtttgagATAAAGGGAGAGTTAAGACCTCGAAAGAAATGGGAAATTGTGTTTTATGATGATGAAGGAGATATGATGCTCATGGGCGATGATCCGTTTCC CGAGTTTTGTAACATGGCGAAGCGCATCTTGATCTGTTCAAGTCAAGATGTAAAGAAATTCAAGGCTGGAAGTAAGATTTTATCTTCAATGGATAATGAGGCATCAGGAAGCTTGTAA
- the LOC139857974 gene encoding auxin response factor 18-like isoform X1 produces MENQQPPRNRREDPLYKELWGACAGPLVELPKDGERVYYFPQGHMEQLEASMNQALNESIPLFNLTPKILCKVVYSHLMAEQDTDEVYAQITLLPEVDQTEPTSPDECLPEPVRPTVHSFCKVLTASDTSTHGGFSVLRKHATECLPPLDMSQAIPTQELIAYDLHGTEWRFKHIYRGQPKRHLLTTGWSTFVTNKRLVAGDSFVFVRGENGELRVGVRRQARQQTSMPSSVISSQSMHLGVLATASHAVSTQTRFVVFYKPRTSQFIIGLNKYLEAIYNMFGVGMRFKMRFEGEDSPERSFNGTIIGVEDKSPQWGLSKWRSLRVRWDEPASIVRPERVSPWEIEPFVATVPSSLAQPLAPKVKRPRLPVEITNVEPAGPSALAVCTSSHDCYTPEVPRDDNPSNSCLLINQNEVGWLSPSPLKASRSTFEDETEDQKRHSLWPIHSTFSPRESIKQTKQSSSSCRLFGFDLALSPKAPMTSSDVLLHHSIEGHVPSTLSVGFSDVKSELSKDCKEQGIMLVSPKEVQSKQSASTRSRTKVQMQGVAVGRAVDLSVLKGYDELINELEEMFEIKGELRPRKKWEIVFYDDEGDMMLMGDDPFPEFCNMAKRILICSSQDVKKFKAGSKILSSMDNEASGSL; encoded by the exons ATGGAGAATCAACAACCGCCGCGAAATCGGCGTGAAG ATCCATTGTATAAAGAACTTTGGGGCGCTTGTGCCGGCCCACTAGTTGAGTTGCCCAAAGATGGAGAACGAGTATATTATTTTCCACAGGGGCACATGGAGCAA CTGGAAGCCTCTATGAACCAAGCTTTAAATGAAAGCATTCCCTTATTTAATTTGACGCCGAAAATTTTGTGCAAGGTGGTGTATAGTCACCTCATG GCTGAACAGGACACCGACGAGGTTTACGCCCAAATCACTTTACTTCCGGAAGTAGAC CAAACAGAGCCTACTAGTCCAGACGAATGTTTACCCGAACCTGTGAGGCCAACGGTTCATTCGTTCTGCAAAGTATTGACCGCTTCCGACACAAGTACTCATGGCGGGTTTTCGGTTCTTCGTAAGCATGCAACTGAGTGCTTACCACCCTTG GATATGAGTCAAGCTATACCCACCCAAGAGTTAATAGCCTACGATCTTCATGGAACCGAATGGCGGTTTAAGCATATTTATAGAGGTCAACCAAAACGGCATTTGCTTACAACAGGATGGAGTACTTTTGTTACCAACAAGAGATTAGTGGCTGGGGATTCGTTTGTATTTGTTAG GGGTGAGAACGGTGAACTACGAGTTGGCGTTAGACGACAAGCTCGTCAACAGACTTCAATGCCATCGTCGGTAATTTCGAGCCAGAGTATGCATTTGGGAGTACTTGCAACCGCTTCACATGCTGTTTCAACCCAAACTCGTTTTGTTGTTTTCTACAAACCAAG GACGAGTCAGTTTATCATTGGGTTAAACAAGTACTTGGAAGCCATATACAACATGTTTGGTGTTGGCATGCGTTTCAAAATGCGGTTCGAAGGGGAGGATTCTCCCGAACGAAGCTTTAACGGGACGATAATTGGAGTTGAAGATAAATCTCCCCAATGGGGATTATCTAAATGGCGGTCATTAAGG GTCCGATGGGATGAACCTGCATCTATTGTGAGACCAGAAAGGGTGTCACCTTGGGAGATTGAACCTTTTGTTGCTACCGTTCCTTCAAGTTTAGCCCAACCACTCGCACCAAAAGTTAAAAGACCTCGACTTCCAGTTGAGATCACCAACGTTG AACCTGCAGGTCCATCTGCTTTGGCTGTTTGTACTTCTTCACATGATTGTTATACACCTGAAGTACCAAGAGATGATAATCCAAGTAACAGCTGTCTTCTAATTAATCAAAACGAGGTCGGTTGGTTATCACCTTCACCCTTAAAAGCTTCTCGGAGTACGTTCGAGGATGAAACCGAAGATCAAAAACGTCACTCGTTATGGCCAATCCATTCAACATTCTCACCTCGTGAATCTATTAAGCAGACGAAACAAAGTTCTTCAAGTTGTCGATTATTTGGTTTTGATCTCGCGCTTTCTCCAAAAGCGCCGATGACATCATCGGACGTTTTGTTACATCATTCCATCGAAGGACATGTGCCAAGTACGTTATCTGTCGGATTTTCGGATGTCAAATCTGAGTTGTCAAAGGATTGTAAAGAACAAGGGATTATGTTAGTTTCACCTAAAGAAGTTCAAAGTAAGCAAAGTGCATCTACCCGGAGTCGTACGAAG GTTCAAATGCAAGGTGTAGCGGTGGGTCGTGCGGTTGATTTAAGTGTGTTGAAAGGGTACGATGAGCTCATTAatgaacttgaagaaatgtttgagATAAAGGGAGAGTTAAGACCTCGAAAGAAATGGGAAATTGTGTTTTATGATGATGAAGGAGATATGATGCTCATGGGCGATGATCCGTTTCC CGAGTTTTGTAACATGGCGAAGCGCATCTTGATCTGTTCAAGTCAAGATGTAAAGAAATTCAAGGCTGGAAGTAAGATTTTATCTTCAATGGATAATGAGGCATCAGGAAGCTTGTAA